A window of Amphiprion ocellaris isolate individual 3 ecotype Okinawa chromosome 12, ASM2253959v1, whole genome shotgun sequence contains these coding sequences:
- the LOC111566654 gene encoding cell cycle control protein 50A-like, with protein sequence MMASSYNAKDEDGHITVSGPGGGTLRSKKPENTAFKQQRLPAWQPILTAGTVLPAFFIIGLIFIPIGIGLYVTSNNIKEFEIDYTGVDMSSPCFNCSQNFSWNSTRPCTCTIPFYLDQPYESNVFMYYGLSNFYQNHRRYVKSRDDSQLNGDTESLTKPSKECEPYAFHENKPIAPCGAIANSMFNDTLELFYNNPNGTKSEIPLTTTGIAWWTDKHVKFRNPGGNNPNLTAVFQGTTKPVNWRRPVYELDTDAENNGFINEDFIVWMRTAALPTFRKLYRIIQKKNNMVPTLPRGNYTLEVVYNYPVRSFEGRKRMILSTISWMGGKNPFLGIAYITVGSVCFFLGVVLLIIHHKYGNRNNSADISN encoded by the exons ATGATGGCGTCCAGCTACAACGCCAAAGACGAGGATGGACATATCACTGTGTCCGGACCTGGCGGCGGAACTCTGCGGAGCAAGAAGCCCGAAAACACTGCGTTCAAACAGCAGAGACTCCCAGCATGGCAGCCCATCCTCACAGCGGGCACCGTCCTCCCTGCCTTCTTCATCATCGGCCTCATCTTCATCCCCATCGGCATCGGCCTGTATGTTACCTCCAACAACATCAAGGAGTTTGAG ATCGATTACACAGGAGTTGACATGTCCAGTCCCTGCTTCAACTGCTCCCAGAACTTCAGCTGGAACAGCACAAGGCCTTGTACCTGCACGATACCCTTCTACCTGGACCAGCCCTATGAA AGCAACGTCTTCATGTATTACGGCCTCTCCAACTTCTACCAGAATCACCGGCGCTATGTGAAGTCAAGAGATGACAGTCAGCTGAATGGAGACACGGAATCTCTCACG AAACCCAGCAAGGAGTGTGAGCCGTATGCTTTCCACGAAAACAAGCCCATTGCACCATGTGGGGCCATCGCCAACAGCATGTTTAATG ACACGCTGGAGCTGTTTTACAACAACCCCAATGGCACAAAGAGCGAGATTCCTCTGACGACCACAGGAATCGCCTGGTGGACGGACAAACACGTGAAGTTCAGGAACCCTGGGGGCAACAACCCGAACCTCACAGCTGTTTTTCAAG GAACAACGAAGCCGGTGAACTGGCGCAGGCCTGTGTACGAGCTGGACACTGATGCGGAGAACAACGGCTTCATCAACGAGGACTTCATCGTGTGGATGAGAACCGCCGCTCTGCCGACCTTCCGCAAACTCTATCGCATCATCCAGAAGAAGAACAACATGGTTCCTACTCTGCCCAGAGGCAACTACACTCTGGAAGTGGTCTACA ATTATCCTGTTCGCAGCTTTGAAGGCAGGAAGCGGATGATCCTGAGCACCATCTCCTGGATGGGAGGCAAGAACCCGTTCCTGGGCATCGCCTACATCACCGTGGGCTCCGTCTGCTTCTTTCTGGGCGTCGTCCTGCTGATCATCCACCACAAGTACGGCAACCGCAACAACAGCGCCGACATCTCCAACTGA